The Oscillospiraceae bacterium genome contains a region encoding:
- the dut gene encoding deoxyuridine 5'-triphosphate nucleotidohydrolase has translation MQVKFKLTRPGAKAPAYATPGSAAADLCAVLDEPLDLAPMGRAMVPTGVAIQLPGPEYVALVCARSGLAIKRGLTLSNGVGVVDSDYRGEMQVGLVNLGPETYTIQPGERIAQLMILPVAQAAFRQAETLDGTERGEGGFGSTGRL, from the coding sequence ATGCAGGTGAAATTCAAACTGACCCGGCCGGGCGCCAAGGCCCCGGCCTACGCAACCCCCGGCTCGGCCGCGGCGGACCTGTGCGCGGTGCTGGACGAGCCCCTGGACCTTGCGCCCATGGGCCGGGCCATGGTGCCCACGGGCGTTGCCATTCAGCTGCCGGGGCCGGAATACGTGGCACTGGTGTGCGCCCGCAGCGGCCTTGCCATCAAGCGGGGGCTGACCCTGTCGAACGGGGTGGGGGTGGTGGACTCGGACTACCGGGGCGAGATGCAGGTGGGCCTTGTGAACCTGGGCCCCGAGACCTACACCATCCAGCCGGGCGAGCGGATCGCGCAGCTGATGATCCTGCCGGTGGCGCAGGCGGCGTTCCGGCAGGCAGAAACACTGGACGGGACGGAACGGGGCGAGGGGGGCTTTGGCTCCACCGGCCGGCTGTGA
- the maf gene encoding Maf-like protein: MSLILASGSPRRKELLALITPEYTVLPSDFDESTLTAPTPRELALALARGKCGAAAALRPGDTVLGCDTVVEFGGRVFGKPKDKEDARRMLTALSGADHWVHTGVCLRRGERELCETASTRVRFYPIPAAELEAYLNTDEPYDKAGGYGIQGRAALFCEEIEGCYYNVMGLPVSRVARMLKNFE, from the coding sequence ATGTCATTGATCCTGGCTTCCGGCAGCCCGCGGCGCAAGGAGCTGCTGGCGCTTATCACGCCCGAGTACACGGTGCTGCCCAGCGATTTTGACGAGAGCACCCTCACGGCGCCCACCCCCCGGGAGCTGGCCCTGGCCCTGGCCCGCGGCAAGTGCGGGGCGGCGGCCGCCCTGCGCCCGGGCGATACGGTGCTGGGGTGCGACACGGTGGTGGAATTTGGCGGCCGGGTGTTCGGCAAGCCAAAGGATAAAGAGGACGCGCGGCGCATGCTGACCGCGCTTTCCGGCGCGGACCACTGGGTGCACACCGGCGTGTGCCTGCGCCGGGGGGAGCGGGAGCTGTGCGAGACCGCCAGCACGCGGGTGCGGTTTTACCCCATCCCGGCGGCGGAGCTGGAGGCGTATCTTAACACCGACGAGCCCTACGACAAGGCGGGCGGCTACGGTATCCAGGGCCGCGCGGCCCTGTTTTGCGAAGAGATCGAGGGCTGTTACTACAATGTGATGGGCCTGCCGGTCTCGCGGGTGGCGCGAATGCTGAAAAATTTTGAATAA
- the mreB gene encoding rod shape-determining protein translates to MFSKDIGIDLGTANTLVYLRGKGIIMREPSVVAVDTKTDDVRSVGHEAKAVIGRTPGSIVAVRPLKDGVIADFDITANMLSRFIKKVCGNSMFFRPRVVICIPSGVTEVERRAVKEASLKAGARQVSVIEEPMAAAIGAGLPISEPSGSMVVDIGGGTSEVAVISLGGIVASRSVRVGGDEFDQSIIAYIKRKYNLLIGERTAEQIKIEIGSAYELDQETSMEIKGRNLVDGLPKNITIHSEEVREALDESLQKIVDAIKETLERTPPELSADIIDHGIMLTGGGALLRGLNQLVQRETGIDVHVAESPLDCVAIGTGSVLDHLDLLGDVLDDDSSHF, encoded by the coding sequence ATGTTCAGCAAAGACATCGGGATCGACCTGGGCACCGCCAATACGCTGGTCTACCTGCGGGGCAAGGGGATCATCATGCGGGAGCCCAGCGTGGTGGCCGTGGATACAAAGACCGACGACGTGCGCAGCGTGGGCCACGAGGCCAAAGCCGTGATCGGCCGCACCCCGGGCAGCATCGTGGCGGTGCGCCCGCTCAAGGACGGCGTGATCGCCGACTTTGACATTACCGCCAACATGCTGAGCCGGTTTATCAAGAAGGTGTGCGGCAACAGCATGTTCTTCCGCCCCCGGGTGGTCATCTGCATCCCGTCCGGCGTGACCGAGGTGGAGCGCCGCGCCGTGAAGGAAGCCAGCCTGAAGGCGGGCGCGCGGCAGGTGAGCGTGATCGAGGAGCCGATGGCCGCGGCCATTGGGGCCGGACTGCCCATCAGCGAGCCCTCGGGCAGCATGGTGGTGGACATTGGCGGCGGCACCAGCGAGGTGGCGGTGATCAGCCTGGGGGGCATTGTGGCCAGCCGCAGCGTGCGGGTGGGCGGCGACGAGTTCGACCAGAGCATCATCGCTTACATCAAGCGCAAGTACAACCTGCTGATCGGCGAGCGCACCGCGGAGCAGATCAAGATCGAGATCGGCTCGGCCTACGAGCTGGATCAGGAGACCAGCATGGAGATTAAGGGCCGCAACCTGGTGGACGGCCTGCCCAAGAACATCACCATCCACTCGGAAGAGGTGCGCGAGGCGCTGGACGAGAGCCTGCAAAAAATTGTGGACGCCATTAAGGAAACCCTGGAGCGCACCCCGCCCGAGCTCTCGGCCGACATCATTGACCACGGCATTATGCTGACCGGCGGCGGCGCGCTGCTGCGCGGGCTGAACCAGCTGGTGCAGCGGGAGACCGGCATCGACGTGCATGTGGCCGAAAGCCCGCTGGACTGCGTGGCCATCGGCACCGGGTCGGTGCTGGATCACCTGGACCTTTTGGGCGACGTGCTGGACGACGATTCGTCGCATTTTTGA
- a CDS encoding site-determining protein, producing the protein MSARILMVASGKGGTGKSTVSVLLGGRLAAAGKKVLLIELDSGLRSVDIISGVYGKTVYDISDVLSGRCEGDKAVVESPVYKGLSVISAPYEGGEVQPEALRRLIGRMAPYFDFILVDTAAGLGAPFQAARTVSDMALLVLTPDPVTLRDGRIAADELVNGGCKNVRLVVNRVGPASFGGAVRDLDECIDTVAAQLIAVIPESAEIQHSAAQGMALPAGCLAFKALDHLARRLLGEQLTLAVRW; encoded by the coding sequence TTGAGCGCAAGGATCCTGATGGTCGCCTCGGGGAAGGGCGGCACGGGCAAGAGCACCGTTTCGGTGCTGCTGGGCGGCAGGCTTGCCGCCGCGGGCAAAAAGGTGCTGCTCATTGAGCTGGATTCCGGCCTGCGCAGTGTGGACATTATCTCGGGCGTATACGGCAAGACGGTATACGACATCTCGGACGTGCTCTCGGGCCGGTGCGAGGGGGATAAGGCCGTGGTGGAGAGCCCGGTGTACAAAGGGCTCTCGGTGATCAGCGCCCCTTACGAGGGGGGCGAGGTGCAGCCCGAGGCGCTGCGCCGCCTGATCGGCAGGATGGCCCCGTATTTTGATTTTATCCTGGTGGATACCGCCGCCGGGCTGGGCGCGCCGTTCCAGGCGGCCCGCACGGTGAGCGATATGGCGCTGCTGGTACTTACGCCCGACCCCGTGACCCTGCGCGACGGCCGCATTGCCGCCGACGAGCTGGTGAACGGCGGCTGCAAAAACGTGCGCCTGGTGGTGAACCGGGTGGGCCCGGCCAGCTTTGGGGGCGCCGTGCGCGATCTGGACGAGTGCATCGACACGGTGGCGGCCCAGCTGATCGCCGTGATCCCCGAGAGCGCTGAGATACAGCACAGCGCGGCCCAGGGCATGGCGCTGCCCGCCGGGTGCCTGGCGTTCAAAGCGCTGGATCACCTGGCGCGCCGCCTGCTGGGCGAGCAGCTCACCCTGGCGGTGCGCTGGTAA
- the mgsA gene encoding methylglyoxal synthase: MNIALIAHDAKKELMVQFCIAYCGVLNQHTLIATGTTGKLVSEATGLPIQCFLSGVHGGDQQIAARIACNEIDLLLFFRDPISAKPHEPNEMNLLRLCDVRNIPIATNIATAEVLIHGLERGDLEWRNIVNPQN; encoded by the coding sequence ATGAACATTGCTTTGATCGCCCATGACGCAAAGAAGGAATTGATGGTGCAGTTCTGCATTGCGTATTGCGGGGTGTTGAACCAGCACACACTGATTGCCACCGGGACCACCGGCAAGCTGGTGAGCGAGGCCACGGGCCTGCCCATCCAGTGCTTTTTGTCCGGCGTGCACGGGGGCGACCAGCAGATCGCGGCCCGCATTGCCTGCAACGAGATCGATCTGCTGCTGTTTTTCCGCGACCCCATCAGCGCCAAGCCCCACGAGCCCAACGAGATGAATCTGCTGCGGCTGTGCGACGTGCGCAACATCCCCATCGCCACCAACATTGCCACCGCCGAGGTGCTGATCCACGGCCTGGAGCGGGGCGACCTGGAATGGCGCAACATTGTGAACCCGCAGAATTGA
- the nadE gene encoding NAD(+) synthase, whose translation MGRRRRGAREGKKDMKQQLVRVALAAPRVHIAAPEKNVDEMLRLLRGCLDAQVLLLPELAVTGYTCGDLFHQTALIDAAWRETLRLAQGAAELGFAGLVAVGVPVRAHGRLFNCAAYLYGGEPVALVPKTCLPNYAEFYEKRWFAPAGARRADTLLLPGPQGKLLEVPFGEDLLLADREGAVVIGTDVCEDLWVPVPPSSYACLAGANLVLNPSASNETVTKEEYRRQLVTAQAARCCCAYAYASAGRTESTTDLVFSGHGMICENGTMLAETLWPEPGQVLQAVVDLEKTGAERVLHNSFLEQTGGPAWRTVRLAGSLVCPAPQAALAQRPLERLPFVPATEEGLRTRCAAIARIQATGLAQRMEKAGFRRLVIGVSGGLDSTLALLAARDAMEQLGLPAAGILGVSMPCVGTTKRTRGNAQALAELLGAEYREIDIRAAVEQHLRDLGHAPEVYDVTFENAQARERTQLLMDLANQENALVVGTGDLSELALGWCTYNGDHMSMYGVNASVPKTLVKALVGWHAKRLGEQNPRIQAVLLDILDTPISPELLPVGADGELVQRTEETLGKYDLHDFALYHMLRGGYGPERIFEMARLAWPELEPDYIRTTLTTFYRRFFSQQFKRSCLPDGPKVGSVSLSPRGDWRMPSDADPAEFLKF comes from the coding sequence TTGGGCCGCCGCAGGCGCGGGGCCCGGGAGGGGAAGAAGGATATGAAGCAACAATTGGTCCGGGTGGCGCTGGCCGCGCCCAGGGTGCACATTGCCGCGCCCGAAAAGAATGTGGACGAGATGCTGCGCCTCCTGCGCGGCTGCCTGGACGCCCAGGTGCTGCTGCTGCCGGAACTGGCGGTGACGGGGTATACCTGCGGGGACCTGTTCCACCAGACCGCGCTGATCGACGCTGCCTGGCGCGAAACGCTGCGGCTGGCGCAGGGCGCCGCAGAGCTGGGCTTTGCGGGCCTTGTGGCGGTGGGGGTGCCCGTGCGGGCGCACGGGCGTTTGTTCAACTGCGCGGCGTACCTGTACGGCGGCGAGCCGGTGGCCCTTGTGCCCAAGACCTGCCTGCCCAACTACGCGGAATTTTACGAAAAGCGGTGGTTCGCCCCGGCCGGGGCCCGGCGGGCCGATACGCTTTTGCTGCCCGGGCCGCAGGGCAAACTGCTGGAGGTGCCCTTTGGCGAGGATCTGCTGCTGGCGGACCGGGAGGGCGCGGTGGTGATCGGGACCGACGTGTGCGAGGACCTGTGGGTGCCGGTGCCCCCCAGCAGCTACGCCTGCCTTGCGGGCGCGAACCTGGTTTTGAACCCCTCGGCCAGCAACGAAACGGTGACCAAGGAGGAATACCGCCGCCAGCTGGTGACCGCCCAGGCGGCCCGGTGCTGCTGCGCCTATGCCTATGCCTCGGCGGGCCGCACCGAGAGCACCACCGACCTGGTGTTTTCGGGGCACGGCATGATCTGCGAGAACGGCACCATGCTGGCCGAGACCCTGTGGCCCGAGCCGGGCCAGGTGCTGCAGGCCGTGGTGGACCTGGAAAAAACCGGCGCGGAGCGGGTGCTGCACAACTCGTTTTTGGAGCAGACGGGCGGCCCCGCCTGGCGCACCGTGCGGCTGGCGGGCAGCCTTGTGTGCCCGGCCCCGCAGGCGGCGCTGGCCCAGCGGCCGCTGGAACGGCTGCCCTTTGTGCCCGCCACCGAGGAGGGCCTGCGAACCCGGTGCGCGGCGATTGCGCGCATCCAGGCCACGGGCCTTGCGCAGCGCATGGAAAAGGCGGGCTTCCGGCGGCTGGTGATCGGCGTTTCGGGCGGGCTGGACAGCACCCTCGCGCTGCTGGCGGCCCGGGACGCGATGGAGCAGCTGGGGCTGCCGGCGGCGGGCATTCTGGGGGTTTCGATGCCCTGCGTGGGCACCACAAAGCGCACCCGGGGCAACGCGCAGGCCCTGGCGGAGCTGCTGGGCGCGGAGTACCGCGAGATCGACATCCGCGCCGCGGTGGAGCAGCATCTGCGGGACCTGGGCCACGCCCCGGAGGTGTACGACGTGACCTTTGAGAACGCCCAGGCGCGGGAGCGCACCCAGCTGCTGATGGACCTGGCAAACCAGGAGAACGCACTGGTGGTGGGCACGGGCGACCTTTCAGAGCTGGCGCTGGGCTGGTGCACCTACAACGGCGACCACATGAGCATGTATGGGGTGAACGCCTCGGTGCCGAAGACCCTGGTAAAGGCCCTGGTGGGCTGGCACGCAAAGCGCCTGGGGGAACAGAACCCCCGGATACAGGCGGTGCTGCTGGACATTCTGGATACCCCCATCAGCCCCGAGCTTTTGCCGGTGGGCGCGGACGGAGAGCTGGTGCAGCGGACCGAGGAGACCCTGGGCAAATACGACCTGCACGATTTTGCCCTGTATCACATGCTGCGGGGCGGCTATGGCCCCGAGCGCATTTTTGAGATGGCGCGCCTTGCCTGGCCTGAGCTGGAGCCGGATTATATCAGGACCACCCTGACCACCTTTTACCGGCGCTTTTTCAGCCAGCAGTTCAAGCGCAGCTGCCTGCCGGACGGCCCCAAGGTGGGCTCGGTTTCGCTTTCGCCCCGGGGGGACTGGCGCATGCCCAGCGACGCGGACCCAGCGGAGTTTTTAAAGTTTTGA
- the azlD gene encoding branched-chain amino acid transport protein AzlD — MNPSYPWLVVAIAAGVTLFTRALPFAVFGGRRGMPAPVKYLGGVLPAGIIAILVVYCLKGLPAAGSAECLFQFAALAVVAALHLWRHNTLLSIFGGTAVYMLLIRLPLF, encoded by the coding sequence ATGAACCCATCTTATCCCTGGCTGGTGGTCGCCATTGCGGCGGGGGTCACCCTGTTCACCCGCGCGCTGCCCTTTGCGGTGTTCGGCGGCAGGCGGGGCATGCCCGCGCCGGTCAAATATCTCGGCGGGGTGCTGCCCGCGGGCATCATCGCCATCCTGGTGGTATATTGCCTCAAGGGCCTGCCCGCCGCAGGCAGCGCCGAGTGCCTGTTCCAGTTTGCGGCCCTGGCGGTGGTGGCCGCGCTGCACCTGTGGCGGCACAACACCCTGCTCAGCATCTTCGGCGGCACGGCGGTGTACATGCTGCTGATCCGCCTTCCCCTGTTCTGA
- a CDS encoding branched-chain amino acid transporter AzlC, translated as MQKRFGPALKYAFRQSLPVMFGYIFLGVAFGILLQQAGFGALWALLISGFVYAGSLQFVLVGFLAQGAALPTVALMSLFINSRHLFYGLSFIDKFKAMGRRKPYMVFSLTDETYSVLCGMQPPAGVNEQDAMFLVALLDQLYWVAGSLLGALAGNLPLDFTGIDFSMTALFLVIFLEQWRGSKSHLPALVGLASGAVFLLWLGPDAFLLPALAVAVAVLLLAKPVVLRREAQNQKAKEGAQ; from the coding sequence TTGCAAAAACGCTTTGGGCCGGCACTGAAATACGCTTTTCGGCAATCGCTGCCGGTCATGTTCGGGTATATCTTTTTGGGGGTCGCGTTCGGCATTTTGCTGCAGCAGGCAGGCTTCGGCGCGCTTTGGGCGCTGCTCATCAGCGGCTTTGTGTACGCGGGAAGCCTGCAATTCGTGCTGGTGGGCTTTCTCGCCCAGGGCGCGGCGCTGCCCACGGTGGCGCTCATGAGCCTGTTTATCAACAGCCGCCATCTGTTCTACGGCCTCTCCTTTATTGATAAGTTCAAGGCCATGGGCCGCCGCAAGCCCTACATGGTTTTTTCCCTCACCGACGAAACCTATTCCGTGCTCTGCGGCATGCAGCCCCCCGCCGGCGTGAACGAGCAGGACGCCATGTTCCTTGTGGCGCTGCTGGATCAGCTTTACTGGGTGGCGGGCAGCCTGCTGGGCGCGCTGGCCGGCAACCTGCCGCTGGATTTTACCGGCATCGACTTCTCCATGACGGCCCTGTTCCTGGTGATCTTTCTGGAACAGTGGCGCGGCTCCAAAAGCCATCTGCCGGCGCTGGTGGGCCTTGCCAGCGGTGCGGTGTTCCTGCTGTGGCTCGGGCCGGACGCCTTTTTGCTGCCGGCGCTGGCGGTGGCAGTGGCCGTGCTGCTGCTGGCAAAGCCGGTGGTGCTGCGCCGGGAAGCACAAAATCAAAAGGCAAAGGAGGGAGCCCAATGA
- the aspS gene encoding aspartate--tRNA ligase — translation MESMGNLRRTHYCGEVRLADAGQEMVVAGSIAKCRDKGGIIFADLRDTTGILQLVFDDSTDPEVFRKAGALKSEYVAIARGLLRERDAKTDKIATGAVELYVTELRVLSGAETTPFEIRDEVKVKDELRLKYRYLDLRRPCMHEPLVVRSKICQLVRNYFCENHFCEIETPMLMKSTPEGARDYLVPSRVQPGHFYALPQSPQLYKQILMLSGFDRYFQIARCFRDEDLRADRQPEFTQIDVEMSFVTEDDVIGMNEGLIKTLWKEVLGIELATPFTRLSWDEAMARFGSDKPDTRFGLELMDVTDAVRGCEFAPFKNAAAAGGSVRLVNCKGLAAQLTRKTIDKLVEVAKTYGAKGLAYTRLTEEGETSSFEKFLTGDEKAALRAAAGAQTGDVLLVVCDENSTRACTALGQVRLEVGRRCGLIDPDQFNFLWVTRFPLFEYSEEEGRYMAMHHPFTMPTDDSLDKVESDQGACYANAYDIVLNGVELGGGSIRINDPELQGRMFKALGFTEEKARESFGFLMDAYRYGAPPHGGMAYGLDRLVMLMMKKDSIRDVIAFPKVQNASELMSGAPDVVDAKQLNELRIRCTGETE, via the coding sequence ATGGAAAGCATGGGCAACCTGCGCCGCACCCATTATTGCGGCGAAGTGCGCCTGGCCGATGCGGGCCAGGAGATGGTGGTGGCGGGGTCCATCGCCAAATGCCGCGACAAGGGCGGTATCATTTTTGCCGATCTGCGCGATACCACCGGCATTCTGCAGCTGGTGTTCGACGACTCCACCGACCCGGAGGTGTTCCGGAAGGCGGGGGCGCTGAAAAGCGAATACGTGGCCATTGCCAGGGGCCTGCTGCGCGAGCGCGACGCCAAGACCGACAAGATCGCCACCGGCGCGGTGGAGCTGTATGTGACCGAGCTTCGGGTGCTGTCGGGCGCGGAGACCACGCCCTTTGAAATTCGGGACGAGGTAAAGGTGAAGGACGAGCTGCGCCTGAAATACCGCTACCTGGACCTGCGCCGCCCCTGCATGCACGAGCCCCTGGTGGTGCGCAGCAAAATCTGCCAGCTTGTGCGCAACTATTTCTGCGAAAATCACTTCTGCGAGATCGAGACCCCCATGCTGATGAAGAGCACCCCCGAGGGCGCGCGGGATTACCTGGTGCCCAGCCGGGTGCAGCCGGGGCATTTTTATGCGCTGCCCCAGTCGCCCCAGCTGTATAAGCAGATCCTGATGCTGTCTGGCTTTGACCGGTATTTCCAGATTGCCCGGTGCTTCCGCGACGAGGATCTGCGGGCCGACCGCCAGCCCGAGTTCACCCAGATTGACGTGGAGATGAGCTTTGTTACCGAGGACGACGTGATCGGCATGAACGAGGGGCTGATCAAGACCCTGTGGAAGGAAGTGCTGGGCATTGAGCTGGCCACCCCCTTCACGCGGCTTTCCTGGGACGAGGCCATGGCCCGCTTTGGGTCGGACAAGCCCGACACCCGCTTTGGCCTGGAGCTGATGGACGTGACCGACGCGGTGCGGGGATGCGAGTTCGCGCCCTTTAAAAACGCCGCTGCGGCGGGGGGCAGCGTGCGCCTTGTAAACTGCAAGGGCCTGGCCGCCCAGCTGACCCGCAAAACCATCGACAAGCTGGTGGAGGTGGCAAAAACCTACGGGGCCAAGGGCCTTGCCTACACCCGCCTGACCGAGGAGGGCGAAACCTCCAGCTTTGAAAAGTTTTTGACCGGGGACGAAAAGGCCGCCCTGCGCGCGGCCGCCGGCGCCCAGACCGGCGATGTGCTGCTGGTGGTGTGCGATGAAAACAGCACCCGCGCCTGCACCGCACTGGGCCAGGTGCGCCTGGAGGTGGGCCGCCGCTGCGGCCTGATCGACCCCGATCAATTCAACTTCCTGTGGGTGACGCGCTTCCCGCTGTTTGAGTACAGCGAGGAGGAGGGCCGCTACATGGCCATGCACCACCCCTTCACCATGCCCACGGACGACAGCCTGGACAAGGTGGAAAGCGACCAGGGCGCCTGCTACGCCAACGCCTACGACATTGTGCTGAACGGCGTGGAGCTGGGCGGCGGGTCCATCCGCATCAACGACCCGGAGCTGCAGGGCCGCATGTTCAAGGCGCTGGGCTTTACCGAGGAAAAGGCCCGCGAGAGCTTTGGCTTTTTGATGGACGCCTACCGCTACGGCGCGCCGCCCCACGGCGGCATGGCCTATGGCCTGGACCGGCTGGTGATGCTGATGATGAAAAAGGATTCCATCCGGGATGTGATCGCGTTCCCGAAGGTGCAGAACGCCAGCGAGCTGATGAGCGGCGCGCCCGACGTGGTGGACGCAAAGCAGCTGAACGAGCTGCGCATCCGGTGCACCGGCGAAACTGAGTAA
- a CDS encoding putative transcription regulator — MSRNLALKSARAAQDMTQKDLAEAVGVSRQTINAIEKGEYNPTINLCRAICRALGKTLDELFWEEETTNEKTEK, encoded by the coding sequence GTGAGCCGCAATTTGGCGCTTAAAAGCGCCCGTGCCGCGCAGGACATGACCCAAAAGGATCTGGCCGAGGCGGTGGGGGTGAGCCGCCAGACCATCAACGCCATTGAGAAGGGCGAGTATAACCCCACCATCAACCTGTGCCGGGCCATCTGCCGGGCGCTGGGAAAAACCCTGGACGAGCTGTTTTGGGAGGAGGAAACGACGAATGAAAAAACGGAAAAATAA
- a CDS encoding MFS transporter, whose translation MSKNKSSAWVKWMTLIIVAIAGGLITKLPYLRETYMAPLQQATGATKTQLGMLMSAYGIVNFICYFPGGILADKFSSKKLIIVSCIGTALAGFWYWTLPGFTALMIIHAIFAITTVFTFWAAMVKSINNLGGPEEQGKLFGFLEGGRGLMGTVVAFGSVAVFGMAADEVGGMRNAILYYSILLVAAGVLAAIFMKDDKPVAKTEKQANPLNRKDFIEVAKMPRVWLCGMLGICNYSALIFHGYITAYLSEGFGISNEVVANLSVIRTYFMMMVGAFIAGIISDKVGSRIRFIQYAFVGMAAFASLYVLIPAGPSAIPLIVANFICYGLCLYSIKALYFSTIDEVLVPKRLAGTASGVISLVTYAPEIFLYTLSGNMVDKYVGTATPLKGYQQCWIAMAVLSLVGFACGLVLRRMNAKAIAAAQAAGAEA comes from the coding sequence ATGAGTAAAAACAAGAGTTCTGCCTGGGTCAAGTGGATGACCCTGATCATTGTGGCCATTGCGGGCGGCCTGATTACCAAGCTGCCCTACCTGCGCGAAACCTACATGGCCCCGCTGCAGCAGGCCACCGGCGCCACCAAGACCCAGCTTGGCATGCTGATGAGCGCCTACGGCATCGTGAACTTTATCTGTTACTTCCCTGGCGGCATTTTGGCCGACAAATTCAGCTCCAAGAAACTGATCATTGTGTCCTGCATCGGCACCGCGCTGGCGGGCTTCTGGTACTGGACCCTGCCGGGCTTTACCGCCCTGATGATCATTCACGCCATCTTTGCCATTACCACGGTGTTCACCTTCTGGGCGGCCATGGTGAAGAGCATCAACAACCTGGGCGGGCCCGAGGAACAGGGCAAGCTGTTCGGCTTTTTGGAGGGCGGCCGCGGCCTGATGGGCACGGTGGTGGCCTTTGGTTCGGTGGCGGTGTTCGGCATGGCGGCCGATGAGGTGGGCGGCATGCGCAACGCCATCCTCTACTATTCGATCCTGCTGGTGGCGGCCGGCGTGCTGGCAGCCATTTTTATGAAGGACGACAAGCCTGTTGCCAAAACCGAAAAGCAGGCCAATCCCCTGAACCGGAAGGACTTCATCGAGGTGGCAAAAATGCCCCGCGTGTGGCTGTGCGGCATGCTGGGCATCTGCAACTACTCGGCGCTGATCTTCCACGGCTACATCACCGCGTATCTGTCGGAGGGCTTTGGCATCAGCAACGAGGTGGTGGCAAACCTTTCGGTTATCCGCACCTATTTTATGATGATGGTGGGCGCTTTTATTGCGGGCATCATCTCCGACAAGGTGGGCAGCCGCATCCGCTTTATTCAGTATGCCTTTGTGGGCATGGCGGCTTTTGCCAGCCTGTATGTGCTGATCCCGGCGGGGCCCTCGGCCATTCCGCTGATTGTGGCGAACTTTATCTGCTACGGCCTGTGCCTTTACAGCATCAAGGCGCTGTACTTCTCCACCATCGACGAGGTTCTGGTGCCCAAGCGCCTGGCGGGCACGGCCTCCGGCGTGATTTCGCTGGTTACCTACGCCCCTGAGATCTTTTTGTACACCCTTTCGGGCAACATGGTGGACAAATATGTGGGCACCGCCACCCCGCTGAAGGGGTATCAGCAGTGCTGGATTGCCATGGCGGTGCTGTCGCTTGTGGGGTTTGCGTGCGGCCTGGTGCTGCGCAGGATGAACGCGAAGGCCATTGCCGCGGCCCAGGCCGCGGGCGCAGAGGCCTGA